Within Triticum dicoccoides isolate Atlit2015 ecotype Zavitan chromosome 1B, WEW_v2.0, whole genome shotgun sequence, the genomic segment CAAACCTCAGGCAAGTTTGGCCCTGTTTTTTTAGTTCGGGGGGTATGAGTCCGTGTTTTATCTAGGTACCACGCAAGTTCATGTTCGCTATCAGGAAAGTTATGGTCATCATGGATGTATGTTCCATTGCTGCTGGAGAAAAACAGGATACCGAAGTTTATGGTCATCAGGCAAGTCTATGCCAAACGTCAGGCAAGTTTGGCAACTTGTATTCCCAAAACACACAAAAGTTGCCCAACAAAGTCATCAAAGCATTTTCCAAAAGTTGCCAGCCCTGGTCAATCAGTAAATGCAGGAATTTTTTGCTACTCCTTGAAAGTTGGCATATATATGTAGTAAACGTGACACACACCTGTAGTCAAATTGCAATTATGAAGATTTGTTAGGAATAGCTTCTCTTCTGGAGGGATCCCTTGGTGCGATCGCAGGTACTTTGTGAGTGATGGCTTGTCAACTAGTGCATGATTGTGTTCAGCAATGAAGAAAATGACTTCCCACCAACCATCCTTTAGCTTCACAACCATCCTTGCCCTGCACCCTGTGTGCACTATTGTATCTCGTTTtcgtttctttcttttcttcttctttgcacACTGATCATCAATGAAGACTATATCATCATATGCATCATCATCATCTGCATGTTCGCAAATATCTGGAATCTCATCTAGGGTAGGGGCAACTTCTGCACCACCATCGTCCACTTTTGCTTTTCTGAACTTGGTGCAAACAAACTGTTGCTTTTCCAGCTGGCCAGTGAGAGTAGATTTCCTCGAGGTGTTCATCTTGATTGAAAACCCAAGGCGCATAGCATAGGCATTGTAGTGTTCTTGGGCACCCTCTAGAGTATTGAACCTCATGCCTATGGTTGGTTCTTTCGGCTGGGACCAAGCTTCATCATCATTATCTATTCCCAAACCATCTTGTGCAATAGTTCCCCCTGTTTCACCAACTATAGTCGTGTCATTAAAAGTGTCACTATCTGCATGGATGGCTTCGGGTTGAGCAGCAACACGTTGGACAGTTGTGGGATTAGGAGATTCAACTACAACTTCATTACATCCCCCAATTGTTTGTGAGGCACCAGGTTGCGTGCAGTACGCAGGGACTTGAGCTCCCACGGCATCTCTTACAGGGGCTTCGCAGTTTGTATCGTCATGCAACTCATTTAGGTCAATCATTTTCAAATAcctgaaaaagaaagaaaaagacaatGTTTTAAAAGGCAAGTAACGGTAATTTTAGGCAAGTCTAGCTGCAAAAATGTAACAATAAATACATGTGCCCAAATGATTGACTTTTTCAGGATACCAAAGCGAGACCATATTTTTTTTTGATTCCGAGCTACTTTTTTTTGCTTTCTTTGTATTTTGCAGGAACATGAAGACTAAAGACGTTGCAGAACTGTAGAAGTTGTAGCAGAAATCACGCA encodes:
- the LOC119305484 gene encoding protein FAR1-RELATED SEQUENCE 5-like, giving the protein MIDLNELHDDTNCEAPVRDAVGAQVPAYCTQPGASQTIGGCNEVVVESPNPTTVQRVAAQPEAIHADSDTFNDTTIVGETGGTIAQDGLGIDNDDEAWSQPKEPTIGMRFNTLEGAQEHYNAYAMRLGFSIKMNTSRKSTLTGQLEKQQFVCTKFRKAKVDDGGAEVAPTLDEIPDICEHADDDDAYDDIVFIDDQCAKKKKRKKRKRDTIVHTGCRARMVVKLKDGWWEVIFFIAEHNHALVDKPSLTKYLRSHQGIPPEEKLFLTNLHNCNLTTGVCHVYYIYMPTFKE